In the Campylobacter showae genome, one interval contains:
- a CDS encoding alpha-2-macroglobulin family protein, with translation MRFKLIGLSLSCLLAANLSAFTLDGSSMALDDGSVSLGVKYAQNEQSLIGKVTHKKIIECAPEITGAFEYGSNQIFFYPKKPLAKGVSYSCKKGESKAKFYGGDFVLSNMIEYSGDTFLAVFNDNVSEDEFAANFKIYDKQNLAKQNIKYKIVAKTPRSFQIKLLESGDNLVFAVSKNLKNASGVNLADDFEVVQKVAGPDENFVDKPKAKTMFLNEVEGVSLDNGKLAVRLYLKDWVDLDNIKKFIKVEGVNSFEVSDMEYTSHQDADGEYYYYYIDITSNDFKPQTTYKVTFYKGFGDDYSMLRENSIFNVEFGDLKPFLEFTDSGTYMSSLGEIGVKSVNTNTAKVVVEKLKEQNLRYFLNFTETPLDNYAEEVASKNYEIGGAQNEMQKSKIKLDFAEGGDGVYLVTIYYDKDKSVQKPVYLTDIGLSMKVSKDEVFLFANRLSKNEVVANADVKIYSVKNNLIASGITNDEGVFKFNKKDIGKDVSSAVLTLGKEQSFIALSQNKRLNEESNLDAKDRSEIYNAYLHFASNIIRPQENIKGEIIIKNALFKSLSNMPVKLKIRDPQNKVILDKSINTTELGVINFDEPVNSGLTGTFKFEVIFANKIIDSYDFSVESFTPQRIKNEVKLDKQIYALDDLIDVKLQSNYLFGAAAANLEGDVALNLYQQDYKNDKFKEYKFSNGEYAANGLDQFTKPVTLDGEGKGATAFKLQNKGKIASILKGTAVFTINDDGKNVSASSDFSVYPFDVMVGIRANDTYIDANSKLTLNFVSVDPLKDEELKDRQKAVEIKKAIWDYNYNKEGYLKWSKRYEKVFSDTLSGSEFVYDFKQSGDYVVVVSDILSGHSSNLDIYVSGWDYGGTLQPTKELAKAKIKLNQKVYKKGDSLNVDVSSVLKSGIGIITVESENVKKYKVVNIQNNVANAKFDLDFDFEGLYVTASIVRVADNDTMPFRTYDKVYVKADKSYRATNVSIEAPKVVKSNSKFKASVKTEPNAEVTLFAVDEGVLQVTNQKLKSPLDFFDKILNDGVLDYDIYANLSGFKKDGKVLSFGGDAAAALMEMRMAKFASPVDKKNVKTYIKMQTAKAGADGVANFDVEVPSDFNSEINLAALSVIGDKLGFSVNAVKVKDDIILKPTQTAYLIQGDQVNYTLRVINTTKEPKTVALSIDTNLNAQLAVDSIELKPNENAKLNFTIDANATGKSYINFTANDGKNGYTYSQKLDVIHAYPLSTYAKNFQATVEKTFKLDSEFKRIRIDASSSIKGVLSANSDKLVNYPYGCAEQRSSKLFELNFLVLGGDDSKEAKAKEADRRRFVEAGIQDVVNMQKTDGSIGYWNQLGYTNNFASIYSIDMLFTLEKSGFALDSHVKNKAIDWLKAFGSNDNFQALYAAYVLSTQKKLDRSKLNALYDQKRYQGSALEGYLMAAILKNEGLNKESEKVLKELNKSTYNREKELADNFGSEIRNKAFMLLLHANHFEKNAFSDELADYLIARVDKLHSTQERAFTLRALRAYIKDVSSENKFKLIADGHDLNFDGRGAINIAPKKPEITIVPQNGAAVYLGVSASGYKKLDVNHKFDKKGLDIYRTFVGKDGKEIDINALKLNDVIYSKLSLKTNEFIRNGVINETISPCLEVVNENIVPNVRTEATKNSLTLEHQNIEDDRVLSFYSLDASKDAHVLYTPLRVVMSGKCMLPAVITENMYDESMSDYDLAQHEFIVK, from the coding sequence ATGCGTTTTAAGCTAATCGGCTTAAGCCTAAGTTGCCTTTTGGCAGCAAATTTAAGCGCCTTTACGCTTGACGGTTCAAGCATGGCATTAGACGATGGCTCGGTGAGTCTTGGCGTCAAATACGCCCAAAACGAACAGTCGCTCATAGGCAAAGTCACGCACAAAAAGATAATCGAGTGCGCGCCTGAGATAACCGGAGCCTTTGAGTACGGCTCAAACCAGATTTTCTTTTACCCTAAAAAGCCTCTGGCAAAAGGCGTAAGCTACTCGTGCAAAAAGGGCGAGAGCAAGGCCAAATTTTACGGCGGGGACTTCGTACTATCAAATATGATCGAGTACTCCGGAGATACCTTTTTAGCGGTATTTAACGACAACGTTAGCGAGGATGAGTTTGCCGCAAATTTTAAAATTTACGATAAGCAAAATTTAGCCAAGCAAAATATCAAATATAAAATCGTAGCCAAAACGCCTAGAAGCTTTCAGATAAAGCTACTTGAAAGCGGCGACAATTTGGTATTTGCCGTCTCCAAAAATCTCAAAAACGCTTCGGGCGTAAATTTAGCCGACGACTTTGAAGTCGTGCAAAAAGTAGCCGGCCCGGATGAAAATTTCGTCGATAAGCCAAAAGCCAAGACTATGTTTTTAAACGAGGTCGAGGGCGTTAGCTTAGATAACGGCAAACTAGCGGTTAGACTCTATCTTAAAGATTGGGTGGATTTGGATAATATTAAAAAATTTATCAAAGTCGAGGGCGTAAATAGCTTTGAAGTGAGCGATATGGAGTACACCAGCCATCAGGATGCCGACGGCGAGTATTACTACTACTATATCGACATTACCAGCAACGACTTCAAACCGCAGACAACATACAAAGTCACTTTCTATAAAGGCTTTGGCGACGACTACTCGATGCTTCGAGAAAACTCTATCTTTAACGTCGAGTTCGGCGATCTAAAACCGTTTTTGGAGTTTACCGATAGCGGCACGTATATGTCTAGCCTTGGCGAGATCGGCGTAAAAAGCGTAAACACAAACACCGCTAAAGTCGTCGTCGAGAAGCTAAAAGAACAAAATTTAAGATACTTTTTAAATTTTACCGAGACTCCTTTAGATAACTATGCCGAAGAGGTCGCTAGCAAAAACTATGAGATCGGCGGCGCTCAAAACGAAATGCAAAAAAGCAAGATCAAGCTTGACTTTGCCGAGGGTGGCGACGGAGTTTATCTAGTCACGATCTACTACGACAAAGACAAAAGCGTCCAAAAACCGGTCTATCTAACCGATATCGGCCTAAGCATGAAGGTTTCAAAAGACGAGGTATTTTTATTTGCCAACCGCTTGAGTAAAAACGAAGTGGTCGCAAACGCGGACGTCAAAATCTACTCCGTCAAAAACAATCTCATCGCAAGCGGCATCACAAACGACGAAGGCGTGTTTAAATTTAACAAAAAAGACATCGGCAAAGACGTCTCAAGCGCGGTTTTAACGCTAGGCAAGGAGCAAAGCTTCATCGCTCTATCGCAAAATAAACGCCTAAACGAGGAGTCGAATTTAGACGCTAAAGATAGAAGCGAAATTTATAATGCATATTTGCATTTTGCTAGCAACATTATCCGCCCGCAAGAAAACATAAAAGGCGAGATCATCATCAAAAACGCGCTGTTTAAGAGCCTCTCAAACATGCCCGTTAAGCTAAAAATCAGAGATCCGCAAAACAAAGTGATCCTAGATAAAAGCATAAATACGACTGAGCTTGGCGTGATAAATTTCGACGAGCCGGTAAACTCAGGACTAACTGGAACGTTTAAATTTGAAGTGATCTTTGCAAATAAAATCATCGATAGCTACGACTTCTCGGTCGAGTCATTTACTCCGCAACGCATCAAAAACGAGGTTAAGCTAGATAAGCAAATTTACGCTCTAGACGATCTAATAGATGTAAAACTGCAAAGCAACTACCTTTTTGGCGCGGCGGCGGCTAATCTAGAAGGCGACGTGGCGTTAAATTTGTATCAGCAAGATTACAAAAACGACAAATTTAAAGAGTATAAATTTAGCAACGGCGAATACGCCGCAAACGGCCTAGATCAATTTACTAAGCCCGTAACTCTAGACGGCGAAGGTAAAGGCGCAACTGCGTTTAAGCTGCAGAACAAAGGCAAAATCGCGAGCATTTTAAAAGGCACCGCGGTATTTACCATTAACGACGACGGCAAAAACGTGAGCGCTAGCAGCGACTTTAGCGTCTATCCTTTTGACGTGATGGTCGGCATCAGAGCAAACGACACCTATATCGACGCAAACTCCAAGCTAACGCTAAATTTCGTCAGCGTCGATCCGCTCAAGGACGAGGAGCTAAAAGATAGACAAAAAGCCGTAGAGATCAAAAAAGCCATCTGGGACTACAACTACAACAAAGAAGGCTATCTAAAATGGAGCAAACGCTACGAGAAGGTATTTAGCGATACTCTTAGCGGTAGCGAGTTCGTTTATGACTTTAAACAAAGCGGCGACTACGTAGTCGTAGTTTCCGATATCCTAAGCGGCCACTCGTCAAATTTAGATATCTATGTTAGCGGCTGGGACTACGGCGGCACCTTGCAACCGACAAAAGAGCTAGCTAAAGCCAAAATCAAGCTAAACCAAAAAGTCTATAAAAAAGGCGACTCGCTAAACGTAGACGTTAGCTCCGTGCTAAAAAGCGGTATCGGTATCATCACGGTAGAGTCTGAAAACGTCAAAAAGTATAAAGTCGTAAATATCCAAAACAACGTCGCAAACGCCAAATTTGACCTTGATTTCGACTTTGAGGGACTTTACGTCACGGCATCTATCGTGCGCGTAGCCGATAACGACACTATGCCGTTTAGAACCTACGACAAAGTCTATGTAAAAGCGGACAAATCATACCGAGCGACGAACGTCAGCATCGAAGCGCCCAAAGTCGTGAAGTCAAACTCCAAATTTAAAGCTAGCGTAAAAACCGAGCCAAATGCCGAGGTTACGCTATTTGCGGTCGATGAAGGCGTGCTACAAGTAACAAATCAAAAGCTAAAGAGCCCGCTTGACTTTTTTGACAAAATTTTAAACGACGGCGTGCTTGACTACGACATCTATGCAAATTTGAGCGGATTTAAAAAAGACGGCAAAGTACTAAGCTTCGGCGGCGACGCGGCGGCTGCTCTCATGGAGATGAGAATGGCTAAATTTGCTAGCCCCGTCGATAAGAAAAACGTCAAAACCTACATCAAAATGCAAACCGCAAAAGCGGGCGCGGACGGCGTAGCAAACTTTGACGTAGAGGTACCTAGCGACTTTAACTCCGAGATAAATTTAGCCGCGCTTAGCGTCATCGGCGATAAACTAGGCTTTAGCGTAAATGCCGTCAAGGTAAAAGACGATATCATCCTAAAACCTACGCAAACGGCGTATTTGATCCAGGGCGACCAAGTAAACTACACACTAAGAGTGATCAACACCACTAAAGAGCCAAAAACCGTCGCTCTAAGCATAGATACAAACCTAAACGCGCAGCTAGCAGTCGATAGCATCGAGCTAAAACCTAACGAAAACGCGAAGTTAAATTTCACGATCGATGCTAACGCTACGGGTAAATCATATATAAATTTCACCGCAAACGACGGTAAAAACGGCTATACATACTCGCAAAAGCTTGACGTCATCCACGCCTATCCGCTTAGCACCTACGCTAAAAATTTCCAGGCTACAGTGGAAAAAACATTTAAACTTGACAGCGAGTTTAAACGCATCAGAATCGACGCTTCAAGCTCTATAAAAGGCGTACTAAGCGCAAATAGCGATAAGCTCGTAAACTACCCTTACGGATGCGCCGAGCAACGCTCAAGTAAGCTTTTTGAGCTAAATTTCCTAGTGCTTGGCGGAGATGATTCTAAAGAAGCTAAAGCAAAAGAAGCCGATAGAAGAAGATTCGTCGAAGCGGGCATACAAGACGTCGTCAATATGCAAAAAACAGACGGCAGTATCGGCTACTGGAATCAGCTAGGCTACACTAACAACTTTGCTTCTATCTACTCTATCGATATGCTGTTTACCCTTGAAAAATCAGGCTTTGCGCTTGATAGCCACGTAAAAAATAAAGCGATCGACTGGTTAAAGGCGTTTGGCAGCAACGACAACTTCCAAGCTCTTTACGCAGCTTACGTCCTAAGCACGCAAAAGAAGCTCGATAGATCAAAGCTAAACGCTCTATACGATCAAAAGAGATACCAAGGCAGCGCGCTTGAGGGCTACTTGATGGCGGCGATCCTCAAAAACGAGGGACTAAATAAAGAGAGCGAAAAAGTGCTAAAAGAGCTAAATAAATCGACCTATAACCGCGAAAAAGAGCTAGCAGATAACTTCGGTTCAGAGATCAGAAACAAGGCCTTTATGCTGCTTTTACACGCTAATCACTTTGAGAAAAACGCATTTAGCGACGAGCTAGCCGACTACCTGATCGCTCGCGTCGATAAGCTACATTCGACGCAGGAGCGCGCATTTACGCTAAGAGCGCTAAGAGCTTATATCAAAGACGTCTCAAGCGAGAACAAATTTAAGCTTATCGCCGACGGACACGATCTAAATTTCGACGGCCGCGGAGCTATCAACATCGCCCCTAAAAAGCCTGAGATCACTATAGTGCCACAAAACGGCGCGGCCGTGTATCTAGGCGTTAGCGCGTCAGGCTACAAAAAGCTAGACGTAAATCACAAATTTGACAAAAAAGGGCTTGATATCTACAGAACCTTCGTCGGTAAAGACGGCAAAGAGATCGATATCAACGCGCTTAAGTTAAACGACGTCATCTACTCGAAGCTTTCTCTTAAAACGAATGAGTTTATCAGAAATGGCGTGATAAACGAAACGATCAGCCCTTGCCTTGAGGTAGTAAACGAAAACATCGTACCAAACGTTAGAACGGAAGCTACGAAAAACTCTTTAACTCTCGAGCATCAAAACATCGAGGACGACAGAGTTTTGAGCTTTTACAGCTTGGACGCTAGCAAGGATGCGCACGTGCTCTACACGCCTCTTCGCGTCGTCATGAGCGGTAAGTGCATGCTGCCTGCGGTCATCACGGAGAACATGTACGACGAGAGCATGAGCGACTACGATCTAGCTCAGCACGAATTTATCGTCAAATAA
- the pbpC gene encoding penicillin-binding protein 1C, which translates to MKRVLAKFIKFSAALALLCFVAFLALDFAYPLDVKALKRENSFILFDKDGRIVALRPSSDEIWRFEAKNIPQTLKDSVLLFEDKFFYYHIGVNPFAMIRAAAHNLTNKNRIGASTITMQVARMMKREERTYANKFKEIFTALQLEWHYSKDEILDFYFNLAPYGGNIEGAAAAARFYFGKELSELSIAECALLSTIPKNPNTNRLDKKSNINALKNRVAKLLYKAGVIDQSAFARAQREPFKNKRYDAVYKAKHYAAQALKNGVTHSNLDLNLQILLENALKNTATSLKSKDAYNAAGIIIDNKNMSVAAYVGSHDWHAPQGQNDGVTMSRNVGSTLKPFIFSLGLDEGFITPKSQMIDTEIFLGEYAPKNYDSRFFGIISATEALALSLNIPAVSLNNKLGENSLYELLSRVHLVSNSKEFYADSIALGSAEMSLLNLAHLYTIYANGGELKPLEVAGKTLLGYGRLISPQSAYLTSKMLSSASRSYLGVAWQYAKDTPQIAFKTGTSYGSRDIYTIGVNNDYTVAVWFGNFNGKKTQNLSGFSDASRTVFDVFKLLAQKQKLSFMNAPSGIESKKTCLDAFKFKECRDEEDDWRIEGVELKDICESIRGDEVGFLLKNGAITQEDIKDSPCYYKFKSYKPLVATPSNNQILLSDENLTKVMLKCYAYIGDEIYLKIDENEWEKVNNASENTLNLTQGKHKLGCLDENSNLSEINIEIRRF; encoded by the coding sequence ATGAAAAGAGTTTTAGCTAAATTTATCAAATTTTCCGCCGCCCTTGCCCTGCTTTGCTTCGTAGCTTTTTTGGCGCTTGACTTTGCTTATCCGCTTGACGTTAAAGCGCTAAAGCGGGAAAATTCGTTCATACTTTTCGATAAAGACGGTCGGATCGTCGCCCTTCGGCCTAGCAGCGACGAAATTTGGAGATTTGAAGCCAAAAACATCCCGCAAACGCTAAAAGATAGCGTTCTTTTGTTTGAGGATAAATTTTTCTACTACCACATCGGCGTAAATCCATTCGCCATGATCCGCGCGGCTGCGCACAATCTCACGAATAAAAACCGCATCGGCGCATCCACGATCACTATGCAAGTCGCGCGCATGATGAAGCGAGAGGAGCGCACCTACGCGAATAAATTTAAAGAAATCTTTACCGCGCTTCAGCTTGAGTGGCATTACAGCAAGGACGAGATTTTAGATTTTTACTTTAACCTCGCTCCGTACGGCGGAAATATCGAGGGAGCGGCGGCTGCGGCGAGGTTTTATTTCGGCAAGGAGCTTAGCGAGCTTAGTATCGCCGAGTGCGCGCTTTTAAGCACGATCCCAAAAAATCCTAACACCAACCGCCTAGATAAAAAATCAAACATCAACGCGCTAAAAAACCGCGTCGCAAAGCTGCTTTATAAAGCCGGCGTGATAGATCAAAGCGCATTTGCTAGAGCGCAAAGAGAGCCGTTTAAAAACAAACGCTACGATGCCGTTTATAAGGCCAAACACTACGCTGCGCAAGCTCTAAAAAACGGCGTTACGCACTCGAATTTAGATCTAAATTTGCAAATTTTACTCGAAAACGCGCTAAAAAATACGGCAACCTCGCTAAAATCAAAAGACGCCTACAACGCCGCGGGGATAATCATCGACAACAAAAATATGAGCGTAGCGGCATACGTGGGGTCCCACGACTGGCACGCTCCGCAGGGACAAAACGATGGCGTAACGATGAGTAGAAACGTGGGCTCCACGCTAAAGCCGTTTATATTTTCGCTAGGACTCGACGAGGGCTTCATCACGCCAAAAAGCCAGATGATAGATACAGAAATTTTCCTCGGAGAGTACGCGCCTAAAAACTACGACAGTAGGTTTTTCGGCATCATTTCGGCGACCGAGGCGCTAGCGCTCAGCCTAAATATCCCGGCTGTTAGCCTAAACAACAAGCTTGGCGAAAATTCGCTCTACGAGCTGCTTTCTCGCGTGCATTTGGTGAGCAATTCAAAGGAATTTTACGCCGATAGTATCGCGCTTGGAAGCGCGGAGATGAGCCTACTAAATTTAGCCCACCTCTACACGATCTACGCAAACGGTGGCGAGCTAAAACCACTTGAAGTCGCAGGCAAGACGCTACTAGGCTACGGACGGCTAATAAGCCCGCAAAGCGCCTATCTAACCTCAAAAATGCTCTCCTCCGCCTCCCGCAGTTATCTAGGCGTCGCGTGGCAATACGCAAAAGACACGCCTCAAATCGCCTTTAAAACCGGCACCAGCTATGGCTCGCGCGATATCTACACGATCGGCGTAAATAACGACTACACGGTCGCGGTGTGGTTTGGTAACTTTAACGGCAAAAAGACGCAAAATTTAAGCGGATTTAGCGACGCTTCTCGCACGGTTTTTGACGTCTTTAAGCTGCTTGCTCAAAAGCAAAAATTATCTTTCATGAACGCGCCAAGCGGCATAGAGAGCAAAAAAACCTGCCTTGATGCATTTAAATTTAAAGAGTGCAGAGACGAAGAAGACGACTGGCGGATAGAGGGAGTAGAGCTAAAGGATATCTGCGAGAGCATCAGGGGCGATGAAGTAGGATTTTTGCTCAAAAACGGCGCCATCACTCAAGAAGATATCAAAGATAGTCCTTGTTACTATAAGTTTAAAAGCTATAAACCTCTCGTTGCAACGCCGTCAAATAATCAAATTCTGCTAAGCGATGAAAATTTAACTAAAGTTATGCTAAAATGTTACGCATATATCGGCGATGAGATATATCTCAAGATCGACGAAAACGAATGGGAAAAAGTAAACAACGCGAGCGAAAATACATTAAATTTAACGCAAGGCAAACATAAGCTCGGGTGTCTGGACGAAAATTCGAATTTAAGCGAAATCAATATCGAAATAAGGAGGTTTTAA
- the fumC gene encoding class II fumarate hydratase, whose protein sequence is MEYRIEKDTMGEVKVPNEKYWGAQTQRSHENFEIGVGLETMPKEVIEGFAYLKKACALVNRKLGRLDEPRTEAIAQACDEILNGKLDGNFPLVVWQTGSGTQSNMNLNEVVSNRAMEILGLNFRDKAALDVKDAKFVHPNDHVNKGQSSNDTYPTAMRIAFVLELQKKLLPAIQKLEATLDKKTAEFAGIVKIGRTHLQDATPLTLGQEFSGYAHMLKASKAQILATMPFLQELAIGGTAVGTGLNSHPKFSQMVSDELNALTGTTFKFKSHPNKFHGLTSHDAEVFLSGALNGLAANLMKIANDVRWLASGPRCGIGEINIPENEPGSSIMPGKVNPTQCEAVTMVAAQVMGNHVSICVAASQGNFELNVFKPVLTYNLIQSIRLLSDAMVSFEKHCACGITANAAKIDKLLHESLMLVTALNPHIGYANAAKIAKTAHHNGTTLREEAIKSGILTAEEFDAWVVPEDMTSPKE, encoded by the coding sequence ATGGAATATAGAATAGAAAAAGACACGATGGGCGAGGTAAAGGTTCCGAATGAGAAATATTGGGGAGCGCAGACGCAGCGTAGCCATGAAAATTTCGAGATCGGAGTAGGGCTGGAGACGATGCCTAAAGAGGTCATAGAGGGCTTTGCCTATCTAAAAAAGGCGTGCGCGCTGGTTAATCGCAAGCTGGGCCGCCTAGATGAGCCTCGCACCGAGGCGATCGCGCAAGCGTGCGATGAAATTTTAAATGGCAAACTGGACGGAAATTTCCCTCTAGTCGTGTGGCAGACGGGCTCTGGCACGCAGTCGAATATGAATTTAAACGAGGTCGTTTCAAACCGCGCGATGGAGATTTTGGGGCTAAATTTCCGCGATAAGGCGGCGCTGGACGTCAAAGATGCGAAATTCGTGCATCCAAACGATCACGTAAATAAAGGCCAGAGCTCAAACGACACCTATCCTACGGCGATGCGAATAGCCTTTGTGCTAGAGCTTCAAAAAAAGCTACTGCCAGCAATCCAAAAACTTGAAGCAACGCTGGATAAAAAGACCGCCGAGTTTGCGGGGATCGTAAAGATCGGCCGCACTCACCTGCAAGACGCCACGCCGCTCACGCTCGGGCAGGAATTTAGCGGCTACGCGCACATGCTAAAGGCGAGCAAGGCGCAGATCCTAGCTACTATGCCGTTTTTGCAGGAGCTTGCTATCGGCGGCACCGCGGTAGGCACGGGGCTAAACTCGCACCCGAAATTTAGCCAGATGGTAAGCGACGAGCTAAATGCGCTAACGGGCACGACGTTTAAATTTAAATCCCATCCGAATAAATTTCACGGCCTAACCAGCCATGACGCCGAGGTGTTTTTAAGCGGCGCGCTAAACGGCCTGGCGGCAAATTTGATGAAGATCGCAAACGACGTGCGCTGGCTAGCAAGCGGGCCAAGATGCGGCATAGGCGAGATAAACATCCCCGAAAATGAGCCCGGAAGCTCGATAATGCCGGGCAAGGTAAATCCGACGCAGTGCGAAGCCGTCACGATGGTCGCCGCACAGGTAATGGGCAACCACGTCTCGATCTGCGTTGCCGCAAGCCAGGGCAACTTCGAACTAAACGTCTTTAAGCCGGTGCTTACGTACAACCTCATCCAAAGCATCCGCCTGCTAAGCGACGCGATGGTAAGCTTTGAGAAACACTGCGCTTGCGGTATCACGGCAAACGCCGCGAAAATCGACAAGCTGCTGCACGAGAGCCTGATGCTAGTAACCGCGCTAAATCCGCACATCGGCTATGCAAATGCCGCCAAGATCGCCAAAACCGCGCACCATAACGGCACTACGCTGCGCGAGGAGGCGATAAAATCTGGCATACTAACCGCTGAGGAATTTGACGCGTGGGTGGTACCTGAGGACATGACCTCGCCGAAGGAATAA